TCAGCCACACCAGAACGCTGAGCAGCAGGATGCGGAACACCAGCGCCAGCGCAAGCCCGATCTGCCGCGCGCGCTTCGCCTGCAGTTCGGGAAGGCGCGAGACGATCACCGACAGGAAGATGACATTGTCGATGCCGAGCACGATTTCAAGCGCCGTCAGGGTCAACAGCGCCGCCCAGGCTTCCGGACTGGTTAACAATTCGATCATGCTTTGAAGGACCTCACGATACGGATGGCAGCGTCGCTCGCCACGATATAGATGGCGATCGCGCAGAGTCCGATGGTTACGGGCGCACTGACGGCGAAATCGCTGGCCAGCGCGACAATCGCGAGCACGGCCCAGATCCCGATCAGCGACAAGGTCAGCCCTCGCATTCGCACGACGCGGAAGGGATGCAGCACGTTGAAGGGCACGAAGGTCAGCACGATGAGGGCCGCGACCAGGAGGCTCGACAGCCACGGCCGCAGATGCAGCAGAAACAGATAGAACGCCGCCGCATTCCACAGCGCCGGGAAACCGCGGAAATGATTGTCCGACGTCTTCATGCGGCGATCCGCGAAATAGAGCGCGCCCGATATGGCTACGCCGGCGCCCAGGATCGGCGCGGCCAGCGGCAACAGCAGGCCGCTTGCGGTGATCGCATAGGCCGGCACGAAAACATAGGTGACGAAATCGACCACGAGATCGAGCACCTCGCCCGACCAGTTCGGCTGCACGCGCACGACATCCATCCGGCGCGCGATCGGGCCATCGAGCGCATCGACCACCAGCGCGAGCCCGAGCCAGGCGAACATCGCCGCCCAGTGCTCGCGCACTGCCTCCAGCAATGCGATCAGGGCAATGCCCGCTCCCATCGCCGTGAAGACATGCACGGAAAATGCAGCCGCCCGCGTGGCCGGCGATGCCGGTGGAGAAATTGGCTGGTTCGACTGGTCCATCGGACCGCACTGCTATCAGGAATCGCTGTGATTTGCACATCCATGCTTGCGGCGTTCGGTCGCGCAAATCGCCGGAACATTTACTCCATGATGTGCCTTGAAAATGCTGCCGGGAACGTCAATTGTCCCGGTATGAATGATGGATCCGGTACCTACGACGTCGTCGTGATCGGCGGCGGCCCTGCGGGGCTCGCGGCGGCGGTCGCGCTGGCGGAGACCGGCGCGAACACGGCCCTGGTGGCCCGCCGCGTCCCCTATGCCGACAATCGCACCACGGCGCTGTTGGGCGGCTCCATCGATCTGCTCGAACAGCTGGAAGTCTGGCCTCGCTGCAAGAACAAGGCGGCGGCCCTGCATGTGATGCGGCTGGTCGACGATACCGGCCGGCTGATCCGGGCCCCGGAGGTCCGGTTCTCCTGCGACGAAATCGGTCTCGAGGTGTTCGGCTACAACATCGAGAACCGCGCGCTGATGATCGCCTTGGAGGAACGCGCCGCCGAGCTTCCCGGTCTGACCCGGTTCGACGATGAAGCTGATGCGATCGACCCTGGCGACGCCGTTGTTGCGATCCGGTTGCACAACGGAAATTCGCTAGCGGCCCGCCTCGTCGTCGGCGCCGACGGGCGGCAATCGCTGTGCCGGGAAGCCGCCCACATCGAGGTTACGCGCCGCAATCTGAATCAGGCCGCATTGACTTTCAATATCAGCCATTCGCGGCCGCATCGAAATATCTCCACGGAGTTTCACACCCCGCATGGCCCGTGCGTATTCGTGCCGCTGCCGGGCGACCGCAGCAGTGTGGTGTGGGTCACCGCACCGAAGGAGGCCGAACGGCTGAGGGCGCTGAGCGATGACGAACTGTCGGAGGCCGCGGAACGGCAATCGCATTCCATTCTCGGCCGCATCGCGGTCGAACCGGGACGGTACGTGTTTCCGCTAGGCATCGAGCAGCCCCGGCAATTCGCCAAGGCCCGTATCGTGCTGGTCGGCGAAGCCGCGCATGTGATCCCGCCGATCGGTGCGCAGGGCCTGAACATGGGTCTGCGCGACGCCGCCGACATCGCCGATATCGTGCGGGAGGCGATGACGTCAGGCGAAGATCCCGGCGCGCCGCAGGTGCTCACGCGCTACGACTCAGCCCGGCGCACCGATGTGACCAGCCGCACTTTCGCGATCGATCTGGCGAACCGTTCGTTGCTCAGCGATTTCCTGCCCGTGCAGTCGCTGCGCGCGGCCGGAATGCATCTGATCGGCTCGGTCGGCCCGCTCCGCCGTCTCGCCATGCGCGAGGGCCTGGCGCCGTCGTGGCGGTCATCCAGGCACAGTTAGAAGTTTTTTTGTTTGACGCGTTTTCTTTGCGCGAACCGGTACCCACTTCGCTCGAAAACGCTATCTCACGGAAACGCAAGCCGACCGATCTGAATGAACCACATCACGCTGGTGAGCGTGACGACCGACGCGAAGGTTCCAATCAATACGGCGACGGACGCGGGCTCGACCCAGGTATCGTGCTGCCGGGAAATGACGAACACATTCAGCGCCGGCGGCAGCGCCGCCATCAGCACCGCGGTCGCCGCCCAGGGCTGCGCGAAGGGGCCGAACAGCAGCATCAATCCGAAAACGACCAGCGGATGGACCAGGAGCTTGACCGCGATGACACCGGGGACTTCCCACGGCATGCGTTCGAACGGGCGCAGCGCGACCGTCACGCCGAGCACGAACAGCGCCACTGGCGCAGCGGCGTTCTGCAGAAACAGTAACGTATTGTCGATCGCGACCGGCGGATGAATATGGAGCCCAGCCGCGAGCGCCCCGGCGACCGCCGACATGATCAGCGGATTCAGGACGATCTGTCGGACCACCTGGCCGAGCGTGTGCAGCAGTGACTGGTGTTCGCGATCGGTGAGCGCGATCAAGAGCGGCACGATTGAAAACAGGAAGATGCTGTCGCAGCAGAAGATCAACGCGGTCGGCGCCGCGGCCTTGGCGCCGAGCACGGCCAGCGCCAGGCCCGGGCCCATATAGCCGATATTGCCGTAGCCGCCCGACAGCCCCGCCAGCGTCGCCTCACGCAACGACAGCCGGCCGATCCCGCGACCCACCGCCATGGCAATGGCGAAGGCGCTCATGGTGCCGAGGGTGGTCGCGATCAGGAACGGCGGATTGTTGAGTTCGGCAAACGGCGTCTTTGCCATGATTCCAAACAGCAGCGCCGGCAGCGAAACATAGAGCAGGAAGAAGTTCATCCACGCCAGGCCGCCCTCGGGAATCGCCTTGGCCTTGCCGCAGGCGAACCCGATGAAAATCAAGCCGAAATACGGTAACGCGAGATTGAGAATGTCGATCATCAGGTGGCGTCTTTTTCAGCATGGTTGGCCCCGATCGGCACCCTGAACGGACCGGCACGGCAAAGGTTAATTCGCCCGTTGCCTCTAGCATCGGCCACAATCATGGTCTATTCGACGAGCTATGATAAAAGCGCGGACCGCCAAGTTTCAGATCGGACAGATCGTCCGTCACCGGATCTTTTCGTTCCGGGGCGTGATCTTCGATATCGATCCGGTATTCAACAATACCGAGGAATGGTGGCTGTCGATCCCCGAGGAAGTACGTCCGAGCAAGGATCAGCCCTTCTATCACCTGCTCGCCGAGAATTCTGAATCGGAATACGTCGCCTACGTTTCCGAGCAGAACCTGCTGCCCGACGAGTCGGGCGAGCCGATCCGGCATTCGCAGGTCGCCGAGATTTTCGTGAAGGACAAATCGGGCGGCTATCGCCCGCGCAATTCGTCGCTGAACTAGCGCCGCCGCCAGTTGTTGCCCATTAAAGTTGTTACCCATCAAAAAAAGGCGCCCGATCCGGGCGCCTTTTTGCTGGTCGACAGGACCGCCCTGCCTGTTACTTCGCAGCCGGATTGGCCGCGGGCGTGCCGGCGGGCGGGTTGGCCTCGAGCTTCTTGCGCGCTTCCTCGGCGCGCTTCTGCAGCTCTTCCTGCAGCTTCTTCTGGGTTTCCTCGAACACCTTCGGGTCGGTCGGCGGGCCGTCAAAGGCCTTGGCGAATTCGCCAGCCAGCGGCAGCGGCAAGGTGAGCGGCGCGCCGTTGGAGTTGATCGCCTGAACCACCAGATTCTGCCCCTTCTTCATGCTGGCAATCAATTCCGGCGATGCCTCGTAATCCGACATGCAACCATTCTGGAAGCAAATGACGTAGGGGCTCTGCAGCGGGGCATTGGTGTCGACGATCACACGCGTTCCGTGAACGAGCTGCATGCCGAGCGGAAGCGTGACACGCAGGATCTTCTTCGGCTCGCCTTCCGGCTCGATGATGACGGCGGCGATCACGGGCTGGCCGGATTCGATACGTCCGTCCTTGCCGGTGAAGCAGACCTGCTTGGCGCCGGCATCCTGGCCCTTCAGGCAGAATTTGGTCCACGGCGCATAGATCAGCTGAACCTGCTGGTCGGCGGGCTGTGCAGCGCCTGCCGGCGGGGCGGCGGGTGCCTGCTGGGCCTGCGGAGCCGGGGCTGGCGCCTTCGGCGCAGCCTTCGGTGCGGCCTTGGGCGCCGCCTTGGGGGCTCCGGGGGCCGGAGCCGGCTGCTGGGCCTGGGCGCCGGGAGCCAGCAACGAGGCGGACAGTGCGGTCGCCGCGAGCAGGGCGATAACCCGCCCACGCGGCCAAACCGTCGCGGCCAAGATACGGAAATTCATTGCGGAAAACCCTTTCTGAACGGAGACGGCCGAAACCGCTGCAGGTACCGACACCTAGCCGTTGGGGCGGCTGTCTCTGTGCCAATTGAGGCGGATACGTGACAGGCCCTGCCGTCTTGGTCAATTGCCCGCCTTCAATACAGCGGCGGGCGAAAAGATCAATGCCGACAGGCATATTTGCCACCTGCCGGGACCGGATGCGGCCGCTATGGTAAAATGCGCCTGTGACCAATATCGAATCAAAATCGAGCGCTGCGTTGCGAATTTCCCGGTGCTCGCGCGTTCGTGCCTGCCTCTGTGCTTTCCTCACCCTGTTTGGCGGCTTCCTGCTCGCGGCCGATGACCCGCTCCGGGCAGAGCCGAGCCATGCCATCGCCATGCACGGCGCCCCTGCCCTGCCGGCCAATTTCGTCCACATGCCCTATGCCAATCCCGAAGCGCCGAAGGGCGGCCGCCTGGTGTGGGGGATGCTCGGTGCCTTCGACAGCCTCAACCCGCTGATCGTGAGGGGCCTTGCCGTGCAGCAGATCAGGGGGTTCGTGGTCGAAAGCCTGATGGCGCGGGGCAATGACGAGGCCTTCACGCTGTACGGCCTGCTCGCCAAAAGCGTGGAGACGGACGACAGCCGAAGCTATGTCACCTTCCATCTCGATCCCAGAGCGCGCTTCTCCGACGGTCAGCCGGTGCGGGCCGAGGACGTGCTGTTTTCGTGGGCCCTGCTGCGCGACAAGGGGCGTCCCAATCATCGCCAGTATTATTCGAAAGTCGCCAGGGCCGAAGCGCCGGATACGCTGACCGTGCGGTTCGACCTCGCAGGCGCCAACGACCGCGAGCTGCCGCTGATCCTCGGCCTGATGCCGGTGCTACCCAAGCACGCCGTCGACATCGCGACCTTCGAGGAAACCTCGATGGCGGCGCCGATCGGCTCGGGCCCCTATCGCGTCACGGCGGTCAAACCCGGTGCCAGCGTCACGCTGACGCGCAATCCCGACTATTGGGGCCGCGACGTGCCGGCCAACCGCGGCCTGTGGAATTTCGACGAGATCAGGCTCGACTTCTATCGCGAGGCCAACGGCCAGTTCGAAGCGTTCAAGCGCGGCCTCTATGATTTCCGGGTCGAGACCGAGCCGCTGCGCTGGCACGACGGATATGACTTTGCCGCAGCCCGCAGTGGCGAGGTGATCCGCGATGCGATCAAGACCGGAATGCCGCAGCCGTCCGAATTCCTGGTGTTCAACACCCGGCGTCCGGTATTTTCCGACATCCGCGTGCGCCGGGCGCTGACGCTGCTGTTCGATTTCGAATGGATCAACCGCAATTACTTTTTCGGGCTCTATGGGCGCTCGGCGAGCTTCTATGCCGGCTCCGAACTGTCGGCCTACGGCCGTCCCGCCGACGGGCGCGAGCGGGAACTGCTGAAACCTTTCGCGTCGCACATGCCGCCGGATATCCTCGATGGCAGCTACCGCCTTCCCGTCACCGACGGTTCGGGCCGCGACCGCGCCACGCTGCGCAGCGCGCTGACGCTGTTGTCGGAGGCCGGCTACGATCTCGACGGCACGGTGCTGCGGCAGCGTTCGACCAAGGCTCCCCTCACCTTCGAAATCCTGGTGACGACGCGCGACCAGGAACGGATCGCGCTGGCCTATCAGCGCGATCTCAAGCGCGCCGGCATCGAGGCCTCGGTGCGTGCGGTCGACGCCGTTCAGTTCGACCAGCGCCGTCTCGGCTTCGACTTCGACATGCTCCAGAACCGCTGGGATCAATCGTTGTCGCCCGGCAACGAGCAGTCGTTCTACTGGGGCAGCGAGGCCGCCGGAATTCAAGGCACGCGAAACTACATGGGCGCTAGGGACCCCGCCATCGACGTCCTGATCGCGGCATTGCTCGAGGCGCGCGAGCATCCCGGCTTCGTCTCGGCGGTGCGGGCGCTGGACCGAACCCTGATGTCCGGCTTCTACGCGATTCCGCTGTTTAACGTTCAAGAGCAATGGATCGCGCGGTGGAATCGGATAGAACGGCCAAAGGCTACCGCGCTGACGGGTTACCTCCCGGAGACCTGGTGGCAGAAGCCGGCCCCGCAAGCGAAGTGATCCCGTGATCCAGACCAACGCATCGCCGACGCTCGACGTCTTGTTCAAGCGGATCCTGGCGCGCAAGCCGGACGCGCCGGCGCTGCTCGATCCCGTCAACAAGCCGCGCGTCACCGGCCAGCCGCCGAAACGCCTGACCTTCGCCGAGGCCGACCGGGCGATAACGGCGCTGGCGGCGCATTTCATCGAATCCGGATTGCCGTCCAATTCCGTGATCGCGGTGCAATTGCCGAACACGGTCGAGTTCGCGCTGACGGTGCTTGCCGCGCATCGCGCCGGCCTGGTGGTGGCATTGTTTCC
The sequence above is drawn from the Bradyrhizobium sediminis genome and encodes:
- the pcsA gene encoding phosphatidylcholine synthase, translating into MDQSNQPISPPASPATRAAAFSVHVFTAMGAGIALIALLEAVREHWAAMFAWLGLALVVDALDGPIARRMDVVRVQPNWSGEVLDLVVDFVTYVFVPAYAITASGLLLPLAAPILGAGVAISGALYFADRRMKTSDNHFRGFPALWNAAAFYLFLLHLRPWLSSLLVAALIVLTFVPFNVLHPFRVVRMRGLTLSLIGIWAVLAIVALASDFAVSAPVTIGLCAIAIYIVASDAAIRIVRSFKA
- a CDS encoding UbiH/UbiF family hydroxylase is translated as MNDGSGTYDVVVIGGGPAGLAAAVALAETGANTALVARRVPYADNRTTALLGGSIDLLEQLEVWPRCKNKAAALHVMRLVDDTGRLIRAPEVRFSCDEIGLEVFGYNIENRALMIALEERAAELPGLTRFDDEADAIDPGDAVVAIRLHNGNSLAARLVVGADGRQSLCREAAHIEVTRRNLNQAALTFNISHSRPHRNISTEFHTPHGPCVFVPLPGDRSSVVWVTAPKEAERLRALSDDELSEAAERQSHSILGRIAVEPGRYVFPLGIEQPRQFAKARIVLVGEAAHVIPPIGAQGLNMGLRDAADIADIVREAMTSGEDPGAPQVLTRYDSARRTDVTSRTFAIDLANRSLLSDFLPVQSLRAAGMHLIGSVGPLRRLAMREGLAPSWRSSRHS
- a CDS encoding AEC family transporter, producing MIDILNLALPYFGLIFIGFACGKAKAIPEGGLAWMNFFLLYVSLPALLFGIMAKTPFAELNNPPFLIATTLGTMSAFAIAMAVGRGIGRLSLREATLAGLSGGYGNIGYMGPGLALAVLGAKAAAPTALIFCCDSIFLFSIVPLLIALTDREHQSLLHTLGQVVRQIVLNPLIMSAVAGALAAGLHIHPPVAIDNTLLFLQNAAAPVALFVLGVTVALRPFERMPWEVPGVIAVKLLVHPLVVFGLMLLFGPFAQPWAATAVLMAALPPALNVFVISRQHDTWVEPASVAVLIGTFASVVTLTSVMWFIQIGRLAFP
- the hspQ gene encoding heat shock protein HspQ — its product is MIKARTAKFQIGQIVRHRIFSFRGVIFDIDPVFNNTEEWWLSIPEEVRPSKDQPFYHLLAENSESEYVAYVSEQNLLPDESGEPIRHSQVAEIFVKDKSGGYRPRNSSLN
- a CDS encoding invasion associated locus B family protein, which encodes MNFRILAATVWPRGRVIALLAATALSASLLAPGAQAQQPAPAPGAPKAAPKAAPKAAPKAPAPAPQAQQAPAAPPAGAAQPADQQVQLIYAPWTKFCLKGQDAGAKQVCFTGKDGRIESGQPVIAAVIIEPEGEPKKILRVTLPLGMQLVHGTRVIVDTNAPLQSPYVICFQNGCMSDYEASPELIASMKKGQNLVVQAINSNGAPLTLPLPLAGEFAKAFDGPPTDPKVFEETQKKLQEELQKRAEEARKKLEANPPAGTPAANPAAK
- a CDS encoding extracellular solute-binding protein; translation: MHGAPALPANFVHMPYANPEAPKGGRLVWGMLGAFDSLNPLIVRGLAVQQIRGFVVESLMARGNDEAFTLYGLLAKSVETDDSRSYVTFHLDPRARFSDGQPVRAEDVLFSWALLRDKGRPNHRQYYSKVARAEAPDTLTVRFDLAGANDRELPLILGLMPVLPKHAVDIATFEETSMAAPIGSGPYRVTAVKPGASVTLTRNPDYWGRDVPANRGLWNFDEIRLDFYREANGQFEAFKRGLYDFRVETEPLRWHDGYDFAAARSGEVIRDAIKTGMPQPSEFLVFNTRRPVFSDIRVRRALTLLFDFEWINRNYFFGLYGRSASFYAGSELSAYGRPADGRERELLKPFASHMPPDILDGSYRLPVTDGSGRDRATLRSALTLLSEAGYDLDGTVLRQRSTKAPLTFEILVTTRDQERIALAYQRDLKRAGIEASVRAVDAVQFDQRRLGFDFDMLQNRWDQSLSPGNEQSFYWGSEAAGIQGTRNYMGARDPAIDVLIAALLEAREHPGFVSAVRALDRTLMSGFYAIPLFNVQEQWIARWNRIERPKATALTGYLPETWWQKPAPQAK